The following is a genomic window from Parabacteroides johnsonii DSM 18315.
AACCTACTGCAATTATATGTTCTATGTTTTTATGAGCTATTACTGAAGTATTATCATCAATTAATGCATTCCATTTCTTTGATATTTCTTCTTTCTCGCAATACTGTTGTAACTTTTTGTATGCTCTGAAATAAATAGTCTCCTTATCATTCAATGATATTAGATTCAGCAAAGATAAAGACATTGATTTGGGAGTCCACTCTTTAAAAAATAAGAATGGGAACTCCTCACTTAGTGTTTCCGAGACAAATCCTGTATTAGAACTTATAAAAGCACATCCGTTTTGCAATGCTTCTACAATAGCATTTGGATGCCCTTCACATACAGAACCTTGAACATATAAATCCCAATTTTTCATGAGCTTAAGCAAATCTTCCCTTGAGGTTTTACTCGTAAATTCAATATTATTCCTCAAATTAAGCAGCTCTATTATCTGTATATATTCTTGTTTTAAGTCTTCATCAATATCACCAACTAATGATAACGTAATAGGCAGATCTGAAACCTTCTTGAATTCATTAATCATGTGCAACAGATTTAGAATGCCTTTTTTCTCATTAAGATGCGAAGCTGCACATCCCAACTTCAAGGAATTTGGAAGATTTGGGAATACAACACGTGTGTATTCACCAACAAGTTCATTAGGTATAATAGTACTTTTTCCTTTTGCATGTCGACATGCCAATGAAAGATTATGTTCCATTTCTTTTGAAAGACATACAATTCTATCAGCATTTTTTACGGCCTCCTCCAGATACCATGTATCTTCAATCGACCATTTCGCAAGGTTTATATCACTTCCTCTTAAACATAGTATATATTTAGCGTTTATCTGCCTCGCGAGTAATGAGGCATAATAACCATTAAATCTCCCTCCAAAGCCAATTATGATATCAAAGTCTTTGTATCTCTGCGATTCTGTTTTTAGCTTGTATTCCATTCGAATATACTTGTTTAGTCCTGTCAGTTTTCCTCCAGAAGCAGTAGCAATTGGCAATGCTAAAGAATCAGCAACTTCAACATAGTTGTTATTTGATAAAATATTAACTAGCCTTGTACATGAAAGAGACATTCCGCCACCTTCCAAACCAAATTCTGTTGTTACTATAAGTATCTGTTTCATTAGTATTTTCTTATGATATAATCATTCCATAATGATATGTCCCATCAATTAATTTCTTTACTATAGAGAATTGTTTATAATATGTATTAACCATATACTCTAAATCTTGAATACAAGGATTTTTCAATGTTCCATCTGGGAAATGTTCATATGTTTCAGACCAATTGTGCTTACACATGTAGTGAGGAAGTTTATTTAAAATATAAATGTTTTCTTGATTTTCAAATTGTTTATACCAAGTATCCTTATTTTGTAAGAATTCTTTAAATTCTTTATCATTCAAACTACAACCAAACATACTATCTAATGAAAATATAGTCTTTTCAATATTAGTTCCAGATAAGGTGTTTTTTTCAAGTTTCTCAAAACCTATAAATGATTCATAGCCTTCATCAATAGGCCATCCCGTATTCATGTAGAGACCAGCATCATAAAGTGTTTTAAGCCGATCCTCTTTATATAAAGCTTCAAAGACTTTACAAGCAAAAATACTTATGTCTGATGTGAAATCAACGATTGCCACCATCTTCTTAATCTTTTATTATTAAATATAATGTCTTACTTTTTCTGTTTATAGGATATTTATATGTTTCCCAAGACATAATTGTTGAACAAGGAAAAAGAGTTCTTACTTCATCATAGTTTAACCTTATGTATTCAGGAAATTCTTTATCAGTTTTTGTATATGAAGAGTCAATTATTTCCATAAGGTAATATTGGGGTTTGCCTGCACATATGTAGTATTCCTTCAGCAGACTAAGGTATTCTTCTTTTGATTTTGCAACATCTGCATAGGCACAGTTTACTAGAACCAACACATCTGATGAGTAATTCTGCCTATTGGGAAATTTTTCATTGTAAACAATGTTTTCTCTATTAAACATGTCTTTAAGTCTTCTTTGAGCAATGTGGCAAATCTGTTCATCTTTCTCAAATGCTATAATATTCGTGAAATCCAAATAACATAGAATCGCAGTAATATCACCCAAACCGGAACCAACTTCAAGTATTCTATTATCTTTATTTAGTGGTTTCAGTATGGAATAAACAAGTTCCCAATATTTTGGGAAAGTGTCTTCGCAATATTGTTTGCTCCATGGTGCTACTAAGAAATCTTCTTCATGTGTGATATTATACGCCCTTAGCATTGATTGAAGTCGTTCCATAATCCTTCAAATTGATTAATAACATAATCTTTCCCTTCATCTAAATTAAGTTGTACATTTGCTTCTTTCAGTATACAACTTTGCAGTTTAAAATCAGGCAGAACTCTTATTTCGCCATAATTTCTACAAGTTTTAATATCTCGTCTGAAACATGGAGAATCAATATATAAAACAGAGGTTTGATGATCTCCACTCTGGATAATCCATTTTAATGCACCTGTCCCTTTGTCTATAAAACTCACGGCATTTTTCTCTAACATGGGCCTTATATTGTATACAAATTGATTACTTCCTTTTAAGCCTATTTGTGGTAAGAGTTTTAAAGGTAGATCATTCTCTAAAGCAAATCTTATTATATTCTCAATTGATAGATAGTCAGGAGATTGAATAACAGTATTTAATCCGATATTAATACCAGACTTCTTTATTATTTTTATTTTATCAATTATATTATATAGATTTCCAGTGCCCGTACTTTTAGAAAATTCTTTCTCCGAAATAAAAGGAAATTGAATATTAAATTTTACTCTGGTTCCTTTAAGAATATCAATCTGTTCATCAGTTATCAGTGATAAATTTGTAGCGCAACTTATATCACACTTCATATGTTGATCAGCGTAACATATCATTTTAACGATTTCCTTATGTAAGAAAGGTTCACCGCCACTAAAATTTATTTCTGATATTTGTTGATCATTCAAGAAGTCAATTAGCATTTTGAAAGAATCAAACGACATCATACTAAATTTCACACCTTTTTCTTGTCCTTCATTATGACAGAATGGACATTGATAATTACATTTATTTGTAACCAATATTCTGAGTTTATTCCATTTAATTGATTTCATACTAAGCCAATATTACTTTTGTATTATAGTAATCTTCCAAAATCTCTTTCTTCTTCCCTAATAAATCAACTCCGTCTACATTATACATTTCACTTGGTATAATCATCAAATCATTCTTTTCAGGATGAAATTGTTCCATAATGTCTTTATGATTAAGTAATCCAGCTACTGAAACTGAACCACCATAAAGATTGTTTTTTATCAGATTGGTTTTTACATTTTCATATCCTTCAAAAGCTTTTGTAAAATAGTCATAACCGGATAATGGACAGATTAAATTTACAAAAGTTTTCTTTGGCAATTGCTTGATAATATTTTTTTGAGCCTCAATTCTTTTATCTGCTTCTATGAAATACTCATTATTTCCACCTCTAAAAACATCTTTTAAAATAGGTACTGTAAAGATGACCTCTGGATAATTTGCCTTAACCCATGTAATACACTTCTCATAATTATCGATACAAGCCTGTGATAAATCTTTCAGACGTTGTTGTGATGTGGATGTGTGTTCCATTCTACGAACCAAAATTTGACGGACACGTTTATTGACGCCGAGGTTATATAATAATTCAAGATCTTTTTTTATTTCCTCTAAATTACCGGTAAACATAAGCGTACATTTATTGAGTGGAGCATATTTTAATATATGTATAGTTCGCTCTCGTTCAGATCTAGGAATTATTTTCTCACGTTGTTCTTGCATAGTTATCAATGATAAATCAATACCAAAATTGGATATAGAATTAAGGAAATCAATTTTATCTTCTTTGATATATGCCCCAGTTGTAACCGTAGTAATCGTTTTAGTAGGAAAATGTTCTGAAGCAAGCTTTATGAATTCATAGATATTAGGGTGTAAGAATGGATCTGTATGTGGAGCTACTAAAACCCCTGCACCAAGTCGTACATAATTAACTTTAGGATTGATATATTCAAATCCTCTTAAAAGATCCTCTTTGTCAACAGGGGGAATTTTTGGATAATGTCCAAGATAAGAGTCTGTATGTACTTTACAAAACACACAGCCTATCCCACAATATTGACTTAATATAGGAATGTTGCCAAATGTGGCAATCTCCATGCGAAATGCATCAAACTGTTCTTTATTTAAAACCATACTCAACTTTTTTTACACAAATATAAATCCTCTTCTGGGTTTAACCCATTTTGGATGTATTGTTTGGAAATATTTCTTACATTAACCATAAAGTCCACACTGGAAAGAGTATTAATATAATCTATATTGTTATAGATTCTCTCATGATACCCATATCCATAAGCCAACTCTCTTTCTTCCTTAGTATGGACATTTTGATATTCAACTGTACTTGATATTTTAGTAATAGGAACCTGTAAAATAGCAAGTCCTCCAATTTTTAATATACGATAAATTTCATGTAAAGCAACATCAACATCTTTAATATCGCATAAAACATGATTACATATTATATAATCAAATTGGTTATCTGCAAATTCAGTTTTTTTTATATCAATAAATCGTATTTCTCCAATAAACTTTTGATTTTGTAGAAAAGCATCTCCTGGTATATAATTATTAATTACAGAGCCTAGCCATAATTGTAGATTGTTTTCTGGAGCAATATGCAATACGCTAATATTATTCCTATTCTGAATTTTCTCGACTTCCTTTAAGTAAGTATATACCAATCGTTCTTTGTCAGTAGAACTACACTTAGGACATCTTGCTGCTCTTCTCCCAGCTCCTATAACATGAAGTTTTTGAAGAACAGGAAATCGGTCAGCCCCCATTAAATCTAACTCTCCGCTATATCCACAAAATGGACATATGAAACATTTTGATTTAATTGAATATAAGTTATTATCTATCGAATCTATACCCATATTAAAATACATTATATTCTTGGAAATCATTACATTTTTCACATAAACCGATACGTTTATTATCAAGTAAGGACAAACGTATTACATTAAGCTCCGAATTATTCCAGCAATCTAAAAGTTTATCATTCATCACATTTCCAAAGCAAGTATCATACAAGAAATCGTCACAACAAAGAAGTATATTACCATTGTATGCGATAGTTAGTTTTCGGAATGGATAATTACAAAAACCAAAATCTTCAGCATTAAAGGTCTGGGGTATATTCCCCGCATAATTAGGCAAAATTTCATCTAAACGTCTCCGTTTAAAACTGATTTTTGGATTATTATCATAGGCTCTATAAATAGGCTCAACATATGATGACCATCCATCAGGATTTTTATCTCTGTCACCTCTATAATCATTAATATTTATATTATCCAACCCTATACTAAATAATTTATCCACAAGTTCTACAGTTAATAATCTGCCATTTGTTGTTATATCAAGAAATAAACGCTGTGACTTTGATTTTGCATATTCAATCATGCTATATAGCCTATCATCCAACAATGGTTCATTGGAAAGCATGAGTGCTACACGTCCATTATAATTCATTTCACATAATTGGTCAATTATAGTTGTATAACAACTCCACTTCATGATACCTAACGGCTTATCATTAAAAGCATGTGGGCAAAATGGACAATGATTATTGCAATCAGTTCTAGTCTCAATTAAGACCTGTTGAAATAATGGGAAATGTTTATGTGTATTATAAAATGATTTAAGATAATCTATATCAGATGCCCCTTTTTCTTTAAATCTAACAGATTGATTATTTATTTGCTGAATCATAATATCTCGTTTATATCGATGAATTTGGTATTTGGAAATTCTATTTTTTTGAATGCCTTGTGATCCACTAATTTAACAACTAAATCATAGTTTGACCGATAGGCATCTTCTGAAGTTATTATAGAAATTCCAAATTCATTTTTTATGCTCTTTTTATCAACAATTGAATCAAAGCAATCAACAACTGTAAAATATCCCTTTAGTTCGTTATAAATATCAAGAACCTTTGTATTTCTATAATCAGGTGTATCAGCTTTATAAGAAAAGCCCAATAATAAAATATTATGTGCTTCTAATGATATTGCTATATCCTTAATTTTATTTGCTACAACATGAGATTTCTCCTCATTAACATTTCGTGCAGTTTGAATTATATTCAATTGATGTTTTTTTTCTTTTGCTCGCTGAAGGAGATAGTATGTATCAACGCCGATGCAATGACCACCAACAAGGCCAGGATAAACTTTTGCAAAATTCCATTTACTTGCAGCACACTCTGTCACTTCATTAATATTTATTCCTTCCACATCACAGAAAGAAGAAAATTCATTTGCCAAAGCAATTAGCACGTCACGCTGAACATTCTCATACATTTTAGCAGCCTCTGCAACCTTTATACTTGATGCTTGAATAATAGGTGCAGAAAGAATAGTAGAATAAATATTATTCATTAATGATAAAGTTTCATTATTTGATGCTGAAATGATTTTTGGGATCAATTCTAATTTATGACTTTTATCACCCACATTTATTCTTTCAGGAGAATATCCAACTGAAAAATCTATATTGACTTTCATAGAAGAGCATTCTTCTAAAATAGGAATACAAATATCTTCTATAGCACCAGGGAACACTGTTGACTCAAAAATCACAATATCACCACGTTTTAGAATTTCACTTAGTGATTCACATACTTTCTTTATAGGGGTAAGATCTGGTTCATTATATTCATCAATACCAGTTTGAACACATACGATATATATATTACAATCTTTTATGTCTGAGTATAAAGATGTTAGCATACCCCTTTGAAGTGCAAATATAATATTACGACGTTTCTCACATTCACGATTATCAATGCCTTCTTTTAATAGACTTATACGATTAGAATCATTATCTAAACCTTTGCAAGTAAAATGATTTGAGATTAAACAAAATAAGGGTAATCCAACATACCCTAAACCAATAACAGCTATTCTTATATCTTTCTCCATTCCAAGAAATAAAATTTATTTATAATTTTAATTACCACTCCCATGCTCTTTAATCTTGCCGTACAAGTTCGGACATTTTTACTTTCAAAATATTAGCTATTTCACTAAGAGTTTCCAATGAAGGCTGGGAAGAATTAGTACACCATTTGCTGACTGTAGATGGATCTTTTTTAAGCTCAGAAGCCAACCATTTTGCAGTCTTCTTTTGTTCCACTAAAACGACTTTCAGTCTATTTAAATCTTTTGTCTTCATAAAGGTTTTATAATTTGAACAAAGTTACTACTATTTATTTTATTTCCATATGAAAATGTGATTAATTGAAAAAGTAATTTGTGTATTAGTACTATTTTTTGAAAGAAAGAACACATATAACCTACATAAAAAACATACCAGTATATCAGCACTACTGTTATACCCCAGTATGCAGGTTAGGGATAGGAGAATAAAGCCCACAGGAACGAGTACTTGGAGCGGATAGCCCGACAGCTTACCGTAACACCCATAATAAAACAACAGGGAAAAAGATGAGATTTCGGGAAAGGAACCTTAGAGCAGGGAAAAACAGAGTTCAATAAAAGATAAAGGAAGGATGTATATTGCTGATACAGTGGAAAAAATAAATTTGCAAGAAAAAAATAACAAGAAACATGGAAGAGCCATTCAAGGATTACGGAGAATCTGAGAACCTGGGAACGGAAAAGATTGTATGCGTCAATGTCAGTAGAACCTACCTGGGAGGAGAGAGGGAAAGTCTGTATGAATGTACCAGAAAATACTGGAGACTGAACGGAAAGAGAGCAGGTTCGGCAGATCTGGTGTTTGCGATATGCTGCGGATACATAGTGGGAGTATTCAAGCCCGTCAGGTGGTACCAGACAGAGTGTGAGCAGCTGAAGGGAAGATGGGAGTTTGATGGCAAGCAACTGGATGATTCGCCATACCTCAATCAGAGCATAAGGAAACTGTGGGGAAGGAGACAGAATCCGGTGATGTACATAAACCTGTAGACTGGAATGCACTTTTATGTACAACAGAAGCCGATAACACTGAATATAAAATAACAACTTTACTTCTGACATAATATTTCTATCGCAAATTTTCAGATATAGAATAAGAAAAATTTGTAGATATGAACAGAACAATTATCTCAATTGAAGTGCAAGACGAAAGTGATAGGAAAACTATTATTATCACCAGGGGAGAAAGAAACAGTCAGATGATGTTTGAAGAAACTTTTTCTTATAAAGACGAGAAAAAGCATTCATTGCGACTTAATCTTTTAAAAGAACGATTATTTTACGGAACACCAGCTAAAAATAGTCAGTTATCCCTTCCATCAAAGATAAATTCCAATCCTGATTTGCCAGCCGCATTTATTCCTTTTTTCAGGAGAATTTTCCTTATGGCTAACGCCATGAAAATTCACCTGAAAAAGAATGCGGCGGCAAACGGATTGGAATTAAAGGAAAGATTACAGGGATAAACTGCGACCGACGTGACGCATAGCCGTAAACAAAAGGCGGCTATACTTATATCCCTTATATAGTATTACAAATGCTGTGAAAATCCACCTTACTCAATAATAAAACATAGCCCGCTTATCCAATCCCGAAATAAGACAGGGATTTCAACTCCCTCCGATCTGCATAATCCAGTTCCTTCGTTATGACATCTGATGACATATTATGAACTTTGATGATAATCTTTTGTGCTCCACAACCTCCTATTCTATTTTTGTACTAACCACTTAAACTAATGATTATGGAGATAGTGAATATAGAAGCCAGCGCATTTATGGAAATGAACAACATATTGTTCAAAATAGAAAAACAATTGAAAGGACTGAACTCTTCCAAATCTGAATTAAAAGAATGGTTGGATAATCAGGATGTATGTATTCTTATGAATATATCAGACAGGAAGCTATTGTCTTTAAGGCAGAAAGGGCTAATCTCCTTCAGTCGCATAGACAGAAAAGTATATTATAAAAAAGAAGATATTCTAAACTATATGAGGAGAAACCTTAAAACATATACAAATAATGGAAATGGGACAGATGGTATTGAATAAGGATAGTAATGAGGTTAAAAGATTTATTGAAGTCATGGAAAGTATATCCAAAATGTTGGATACAAACTCTTTAATCTACAGACCTATATTGGACGGGAACCGCTATATTACAGAACAGGAGTTATCTAAAGTTCTCAAAATTACAAAAAGAACACTCATTGAATATAGAATGAATGGTAAATTGCCCTATTACAGAATAGGTGGAAAGATTCTATACAAGGAACAGGACATTATAGAAATATTGGAAAGAAACAAAGTATTAGCATTTGAATAACATTTCTTAAATCACTAATAATCAAAAACTAAACTTCATGCAAATAACTTGTAACTACTCTAAATAATTATATAAACATTTGGAGGAATAGAACCGAACACTTACCTTTGTAAAGTCAAAGGATGAGTAACGAGAATCTATCGAAAATTAGTGAATTTGGCATATGGCTGATTTAGTGGTTCGGGGATTTTTCCAAAGATATTAAAGTGTTGCAAATTAGGACTTTGAATAGTATTATTCGATTCCTGGTGGCACCACTTGAAAATCAAGCAGTTGCATTTAAATGTGACTGCTTTTTTTGTGTCTTTTCGGCGGTTTTTTCCTTCAAATCCCATTATTTTCTGTGTTTTTCGTGGTTTGTTTAAACCATAAGTACAAAAACAAAATGGGATTAAATTTGATTATAGGGAAAGGGGAAGAAGCGGTTTAATTGTGTCATACTGCTAAAGAATGACATACTAAAACTATTTTATCTCCCGTTAATTCTTTACATTTGCCACAAAATTATAGCGGTTATGACAGAATGCAAGGATGAACACATATTAAATTCCATTGATTACCCGGAGGATTTGCGCAAGTTGTCCCCTGATAGATTGGGAGAAGTATGTGCAGAGTTGCGTCAATATATAATAGATGTATTATCAGAAAACCCTGGACATCTTGGGGCAAGTCTCGGTACGGTAGAGCTGACGGTCGCACTACACTATGTTTTTAATACTCCTTATGATCGTATTGTATGGGATGTAGGACATCAGGCGTATGGTCATAAAATACTGACTGGACGTCGAGAAGCCTTTCATACGCTCCGAAAATTTAGAGGAATCAGTGGTTTTCCTAATCCTCAGGAAAGTACTTTTGATGCGTTTGTTGCCGGACATGCTTCTAATTCCATTTCGGCAGCTATGGGTATGTCGGTTGCTTCTGCACTGAAAGGAGAAAAAGACAGGCATGTGATAGCTGTGATCGGTGATGGGGCCATGACGGGTGGTTTGGCGTTCGAAGGTCTGAATAATGCATCGGCTAATCCAAACAACCTACTTATCATTCTTAATGATAACGATATGGCAATAGATCAAGCAGTCGGTGGGTTGAGTCAGTATCTGGTGGATATTACAACCAGCCAGGCATACAATAAAATGCGCTATGATGTGTACCGCGGATTGCGGAAGATGAAACTGATCAATAATGACCGTCGGGGAAATATTCTTCGTTTCAACAATAGCCTGAAAGCATTGCTCACTCAACAACATAATCTGTTTGAGGGATTCAGCATTCGTTATTTTGGTCCGATCGACGGGCATGATGTCGATTATATGATCAAAGTCTTGAATGATATAAAAGATATGGAAGGCCCGAAACTGTTACATATCAAAACTAAAAAAGGCAAAGGATTCAAGCCTGCTGAAAAGTCAGCAACGGAATGGCATGCTCCGGGGTTGTTCAATAAGGAAACAGGAGAACGTATCATTGTTCATAAACTGAATGAGCCCCAGCTTTATCAGGATGTTTTCGGACATACCCTTGTTGAGTTGGCCGAACAGGATGAACGGATCGTGGGAATTACTCCTGCCATGCCGACGGGCTGTTCCATGACTTATATGA
Proteins encoded in this region:
- a CDS encoding helix-turn-helix domain-containing protein yields the protein MEIVNIEASAFMEMNNILFKIEKQLKGLNSSKSELKEWLDNQDVCILMNISDRKLLSLRQKGLISFSRIDRKVYYKKEDILNYMRRNLKTYTNNGNGTDGIE
- a CDS encoding nucleotide sugar dehydrogenase, giving the protein MEKDIRIAVIGLGYVGLPLFCLISNHFTCKGLDNDSNRISLLKEGIDNRECEKRRNIIFALQRGMLTSLYSDIKDCNIYIVCVQTGIDEYNEPDLTPIKKVCESLSEILKRGDIVIFESTVFPGAIEDICIPILEECSSMKVNIDFSVGYSPERINVGDKSHKLELIPKIISASNNETLSLMNNIYSTILSAPIIQASSIKVAEAAKMYENVQRDVLIALANEFSSFCDVEGININEVTECAASKWNFAKVYPGLVGGHCIGVDTYYLLQRAKEKKHQLNIIQTARNVNEEKSHVVANKIKDIAISLEAHNILLLGFSYKADTPDYRNTKVLDIYNELKGYFTVVDCFDSIVDKKSIKNEFGISIITSEDAYRSNYDLVVKLVDHKAFKKIEFPNTKFIDINEIL
- a CDS encoding DUF512 domain-containing protein — translated: MVLNKEQFDAFRMEIATFGNIPILSQYCGIGCVFCKVHTDSYLGHYPKIPPVDKEDLLRGFEYINPKVNYVRLGAGVLVAPHTDPFLHPNIYEFIKLASEHFPTKTITTVTTGAYIKEDKIDFLNSISNFGIDLSLITMQEQREKIIPRSERERTIHILKYAPLNKCTLMFTGNLEEIKKDLELLYNLGVNKRVRQILVRRMEHTSTSQQRLKDLSQACIDNYEKCITWVKANYPEVIFTVPILKDVFRGGNNEYFIEADKRIEAQKNIIKQLPKKTFVNLICPLSGYDYFTKAFEGYENVKTNLIKNNLYGGSVSVAGLLNHKDIMEQFHPEKNDLMIIPSEMYNVDGVDLLGKKKEILEDYYNTKVILA
- a CDS encoding class I SAM-dependent methyltransferase; translated protein: MERLQSMLRAYNITHEEDFLVAPWSKQYCEDTFPKYWELVYSILKPLNKDNRILEVGSGLGDITAILCYLDFTNIIAFEKDEQICHIAQRRLKDMFNRENIVYNEKFPNRQNYSSDVLVLVNCAYADVAKSKEEYLSLLKEYYICAGKPQYYLMEIIDSSYTKTDKEFPEYIRLNYDEVRTLFPCSTIMSWETYKYPINRKSKTLYLIIKD
- a CDS encoding helix-turn-helix transcriptional regulator, with the protein product MKTKDLNRLKVVLVEQKKTAKWLASELKKDPSTVSKWCTNSSQPSLETLSEIANILKVKMSELVRQD
- a CDS encoding helix-turn-helix domain-containing protein; the protein is MGQMVLNKDSNEVKRFIEVMESISKMLDTNSLIYRPILDGNRYITEQELSKVLKITKRTLIEYRMNGKLPYYRIGGKILYKEQDIIEILERNKVLAFE
- a CDS encoding radical SAM/SPASM domain-containing protein, with the protein product MIQQINNQSVRFKEKGASDIDYLKSFYNTHKHFPLFQQVLIETRTDCNNHCPFCPHAFNDKPLGIMKWSCYTTIIDQLCEMNYNGRVALMLSNEPLLDDRLYSMIEYAKSKSQRLFLDITTNGRLLTVELVDKLFSIGLDNININDYRGDRDKNPDGWSSYVEPIYRAYDNNPKISFKRRRLDEILPNYAGNIPQTFNAEDFGFCNYPFRKLTIAYNGNILLCCDDFLYDTCFGNVMNDKLLDCWNNSELNVIRLSLLDNKRIGLCEKCNDFQEYNVF
- a CDS encoding class I SAM-dependent methyltransferase produces the protein MGIDSIDNNLYSIKSKCFICPFCGYSGELDLMGADRFPVLQKLHVIGAGRRAARCPKCSSTDKERLVYTYLKEVEKIQNRNNISVLHIAPENNLQLWLGSVINNYIPGDAFLQNQKFIGEIRFIDIKKTEFADNQFDYIICNHVLCDIKDVDVALHEIYRILKIGGLAILQVPITKISSTVEYQNVHTKEERELAYGYGYHERIYNNIDYINTLSSVDFMVNVRNISKQYIQNGLNPEEDLYLCKKS
- the dxs gene encoding 1-deoxy-D-xylulose-5-phosphate synthase: MTECKDEHILNSIDYPEDLRKLSPDRLGEVCAELRQYIIDVLSENPGHLGASLGTVELTVALHYVFNTPYDRIVWDVGHQAYGHKILTGRREAFHTLRKFRGISGFPNPQESTFDAFVAGHASNSISAAMGMSVASALKGEKDRHVIAVIGDGAMTGGLAFEGLNNASANPNNLLIILNDNDMAIDQAVGGLSQYLVDITTSQAYNKMRYDVYRGLRKMKLINNDRRGNILRFNNSLKALLTQQHNLFEGFSIRYFGPIDGHDVDYMIKVLNDIKDMEGPKLLHIKTKKGKGFKPAEKSATEWHAPGLFNKETGERIIVHKLNEPQLYQDVFGHTLVELAEQDERIVGITPAMPTGCSMTYMMKAFPKRAFDVGIAEGHSVTFSAGLAKEGMIPFCNVYSSFMQRAYDMVIHDVALQNLHMVICLDRAGLVGEDGATHHGVFDLAYLRPVPNLVISSPLNELDLRNLMYTGYKENNGPFVIRYPRGKGEMADWRNEMHVLPIGKGKKLRDGDDIAILSLGPIGNEVIKAIKEIEGDGISIAHYDMIYLKPMDEELLHEVGKKFSRIITVENGVIRGGLGSAVLEFMADNGYTPKIKRIGVPDEFVEHGPISELYKLCGMDAKCIAEEIKKMVIGG
- a CDS encoding radical SAM protein; the encoded protein is MKSIKWNKLRILVTNKCNYQCPFCHNEGQEKGVKFSMMSFDSFKMLIDFLNDQQISEINFSGGEPFLHKEIVKMICYADQHMKCDISCATNLSLITDEQIDILKGTRVKFNIQFPFISEKEFSKSTGTGNLYNIIDKIKIIKKSGINIGLNTVIQSPDYLSIENIIRFALENDLPLKLLPQIGLKGSNQFVYNIRPMLEKNAVSFIDKGTGALKWIIQSGDHQTSVLYIDSPCFRRDIKTCRNYGEIRVLPDFKLQSCILKEANVQLNLDEGKDYVINQFEGLWNDFNQC
- a CDS encoding polysaccharide deacetylase family protein translates to MKQILIVTTEFGLEGGGMSLSCTRLVNILSNNNYVEVADSLALPIATASGGKLTGLNKYIRMEYKLKTESQRYKDFDIIIGFGGRFNGYYASLLARQINAKYILCLRGSDINLAKWSIEDTWYLEEAVKNADRIVCLSKEMEHNLSLACRHAKGKSTIIPNELVGEYTRVVFPNLPNSLKLGCAASHLNEKKGILNLLHMINEFKKVSDLPITLSLVGDIDEDLKQEYIQIIELLNLRNNIEFTSKTSREDLLKLMKNWDLYVQGSVCEGHPNAIVEALQNGCAFISSNTGFVSETLSEEFPFLFFKEWTPKSMSLSLLNLISLNDKETIYFRAYKKLQQYCEKEEISKKWNALIDDNTSVIAHKNIEHIIAVGLHDVQGTLHDSITTPISVFAKFVKQVYLAGYGLCSMSDYLGKDMETRKNWIVCTFDDGYKGLIDFAMPILDEYGFTATVFVCTGLIGKNNRWNNKDSHLREHLNMNELKNLNNHGWEIASHGVSHYNLLKLTDEELEIELQQSKDFIINHFGEFSSYAYPYGAFNDYIKSCVARHYQYAFSVNKGGTSLCVDSLQIRRYSISEIYKMTSVEK